Within the Candidatus Poribacteria bacterium genome, the region AGGGAACCAAGGTCGCTCTGCCGATGTGAACCGAAGCATAAAGGGTTGGAAGGATGGAAGCGAGGATGGATGGAAAAGATGCCTCCGAATCTTCCAACCTTCCAATCCACCAACTTCTAAAGTATAATGATCTTCCTCGCGCTTAACATTGTCCTGCTCTCCGGGTTTGGGCTCTTCCTCAAGCACGCCAAGGATAACCAACAACGCCTAAATCCGATTGGCTTTATCAACTACCTCTGCGCTTTTTTTATCAGCATCTGGGTTTTATCGCAGGAACAAGACTTTGAATTCTCAAAACTGACCTTCGCGTTAGGTATATCAAACGGCGTGACCTATGCCGCTGGATTTGAGCTATTCACGCTCGGTATCCGGCTCAGTGGGATTGTCGTCACAGCTGCACTCGTCAGACTCTCAATCGTGGTCCCGATTGTGGTGTCGATGCTATTCTGGAAAGAGATTCCCAATCTCTGGCAAACCATAGGACTCCTCCTGACTTTCGTAGCGATTCCGCTCCTCAGCCAACGCGAAAAAGAGCCGACCTATAAATTCACACCCGATAGACCGGAAGTGAGTCAAGGCTTAGGGTTCGCTGTCGCTATCACAATCTTAATTATTACGGGTATCTCACGGCTCACTATGAAAGCCTTTAACGAAATGTGTCCTATCGACGAGAAATCGCTCTATATGAGTCTGCTTTTCGGTG harbors:
- a CDS encoding EamA family transporter, which codes for MIFLALNIVLLSGFGLFLKHAKDNQQRLNPIGFINYLCAFFISIWVLSQEQDFEFSKLTFALGISNGVTYAAGFELFTLGIRLSGIVVTAALVRLSIVVPIVVSMLFWKEIPNLWQTIGLLLTFVAIPLLSQREKEPTYKFTPDRPEVSQGLGFAVAITILIITGISRLTMKAFNEMCPIDEKSLYMSLLFGVATVIYLGICLYQRTWPNWWEVAYGTLIGICNVGGSWALLIALDHVSALIAFPMSSSGGVLFTMFVGMVFLHERLSRTSMIGALFAAIALIFVNLKP